AATTGAAAAATAATTGATATTTAGTTGGTTAAATGCTACTATTCTTTCCAATTTTTATGTAAAAATGGAGTGTTTTGTGGAAGCTGTTAACCTTGTAGCTACCTTCTTTACAGCGAGTGGACTTCGAGGAATTCGATGTTCAGAAAATGAGTGGCATTTAGAGAAGACCCCCCTTCCTGCGGCAATGTGCCAAACTGCGCTCGTGCTGATTGCTTTGGGCCAGCTTTGTAGTTACTATGAGCTTCAAAAATTAAAAGCTCTTTCGACACCAACATACGCTTTAGGAATTGTTCCATTGCTTATTGGCCATGAAGCAGAAATGAATACTTTGGGTGCTCAAAAGGTTGCAAGGGCGGTGAATCGCAATCTTGGATTTCCACTTACACTTTCTTACTTTGTCGCAACATATGCCATTTTTAAACTGAAAAAATATAAACATGTTGCAGCTTCCCTTTCTGGATACGTTTTTATTGCAATTGTTGATCTCAAGCAAACACCCGAGAAGTTGAAGGAAAGTATTTCTAAAGTAATGACTATGTATTTTCCTCTCAACGATTTCTTTTTCGCGGAAGAGTTGCCTTTCAAATTACTAGGTATGGCTAAGCTCTTAACGTATGGAGAGGAATATTACGGCCCCGACCTCTACGGAAGCTTTGAAGAGAGAGGCTTGCAGAGTGGCAAGGCTTTTGTTTTGAAAGACGTCGTTGATACAAATACCGGTGTGAATCCTGGGCATTTAATGACTCGCGTTAAGCCTTGGGGTACATCTAGTGAGATTGTTTCTGAAAATGAGGAGCTCCGGATACTAATTCAGCAACTCAGGCAAAAAGAGGTTTTAGCGAGCGAGAAGGTTTTTAATGAAATGCTATCTATCGTTCAAAAGGTTTTTAAAAAACCCGAGGCTAGAGAACAACTTGCAAGCCTGCTTAACGAGGCAAGTGGGGCAAGGCTAATGCAAGAGCTTCCTAAACTCTATGTTCGGCATTTTTCAGATAAATTTACAGCTGAAGAGGCCCTTTATACACTTCTTTACCAAAAGCAAGACACATTCCTGCTTGCCGCTTTTGAAAAGGACTACAAAACATCGTCGAAATGGTTCAGGAGATTTTCTTTTGAAGGAACTCCCCAGCTGATCAACAGCTATCGAATTTTTTACGGAGGAGCACTTGGCTTCAATCTGGACTATGCTAAAAGTGATGCAACCCAATCTTCAGATGGGGCTCCGTTTTCAAGGCTCATTTGGCAACGTTGGGTGACATCTACTAGTCAGGAGTTTTTTAGAGACTTCTATACAGAAGAGAACCTCACTAAGTGGATTCAAGTTCCTGAGTTTACCAAAATTCCAAGTGTAACAAGCTGGCTTACCGAGCATGGCATCGATGAATTAAACAGCAAAGCCGCACGCTTTTTTCTTCTTAAGCACAGAGTGCTAGGATTCAGGGCCTAGCCTGGCGATCCGAGAGGAATGCTCAGGATAGGAGTTTCTTTCTCTTGCTGCTTTGCTTGAAGGTTATAGATCTGCTGCAGAAGAACAAAAGTTCTCTTCGAGTTGATATCGCCATCATCAATATAAAACCAATTGCCCCGATAGGCCACCGCTAGGTAAGCATTTTGGGGGTAGTGAGGACTCCAATTTACATTAAACAAATCCCCTACAACGTCTCCCCAATCAAACAGGGTACCATCAGCGTTTTGTGTCATTGCTACGGTTCCTGCTTCTATGTCTCTTTGAGGAACAGCGACTCCCAAGCTTAGGTAATACATGGTGCTCAAAAGTGAACGAGTCATGATACCGATTTCTGCTGCTTCGTTGAAAGCTTGTCGCATGTTGAGGACATATCTTCCTTTAGACTTTTTAATACCCTCTAACAGGTCTGCAAGACGGTCAGAATCCTCTCCATTTACAGGAAAGGAGATTTGGATAGCATTAGGACGCTCTTTGTATGCGTCTTCTTCAGAAGTATGTTCATCTCCGGTAGGGATGTAGCGAACACCAACCTGAAGCTGGCCAAGAGCCTGAAAATGGCGTAGAAGATGAAGACACTCAAAGAACTTTTTGTAGTGAGGTGGCTTTAGAGGAATAGGTCCTGAAGCTGAGCTAGCGTTTGAGATATCAGCCATATGCTGAATCAAAAGACGAAAGACCCTATCAACATCCCACCCGGTGAAGAGAAGCCCCTGAATGATACGCAGGTCAAGGGGCTGCATCAGCTGAATGGCGAAATCCTTTCCCTCAAGAGGAGAATACTGGATTGTAGGCTGATTCGACCACCCCATTTCAGCACCCAAAGCAGCAGGGTTATCATCGTCGAATCCGGGGATTTTGATCGATGGAAAGACTTTTCCAGAAAAATTAAACTGGGTTGTAATTCCATTAAGCTCTAAAAAATAGGGGGTGTCAGAGTAGCGGAGGCGAACTAAGTTAAGGAGAAGCTCTTGGTTGGTGGTGTTTTGCGCAGCGACGTTGTAGGATGTTCGTCCCCCACTTCCATACATTGAAGTGCGGCTAGAAACGTGGCAACCTGTAAGAAGTAGTGTGCTAAAAATTAGACCAAGGATGACTTTTTTCATTTGCGATATGCTCCGAAATTTTATTCAAGTTCATGATGTTAGCAAATGATGTTTTTTTTTAAAATTAATATAGGCAATGCTTCTGTATTTACAGCTGGCATTACAAGGCCTACAGCTTCATCTTCTTTTTTTTGACTTGCCGTTTTGATAAGCTCTCCCTTTCGATTGAGTCCTAACCAGTAGCTAAGCGTTGATTTACCAATTCCTAAATCATGTGCCACGTCTTTGATTTTCATCCTTTCTTCTCTGACTAAACGAACTGCATTGGCTTTGAATTCTTCGTCAAATTTCTTCATTCTTTTAAACTCCTCATTTTCTTGAAAAGTCTATATCATATCCGTCCACTTTTTCGGGGCAAGGTCAATCATTTGAACAGTAGTTCCTAGGTCTGGTCCAAAATCTTTACTAAAATCTTCTAAATACAAAGAGAATTTTGGGAAGTCTTTCTTTAATAGTTCGACACATCTACTTTCTGTTATTTCTTTCACTTTTTATTCCCCAAGTGCGTTGCGTATGTCTTTAATAATATTTTCGGCAGCAGCTTTGTCTCCATGTCTAGCATTAGGATTATTTTTTAACCATCTTTCAAGAGCGGTAATCGTTTCTGGAATATCCTGACGGCTTTTGAATTGTTCGATTAGGAATGCTGGATAGATCTTTTTTTCTTCTGCATGAATTTCTTCAGTTGTTGCGTCTCTTTGCTTTATCTCTGGACGTTTAGCTCTTGGAGGACGAGATTTCTCCCATGCATCTAAGTCATCCTAGATAGTTCTTCATAAACTATCTTTGCATACTCTCGACACTTAGAAAACTTAGAGTCTTCAATAATCGCTGCGTCGTTGACCCCATACCCATAGATATCAAAATCCTCCAGCATAGCGTACAGACTTTGAATCATTTCTCTTTGTTGGGGTGGCATTTCAACGGCGTAGTCACTGGTGTCAAGGACCATTTCGACATCTTCTTCAAAACCCTCCATTGTTAACGCAA
The window above is part of the Candidatus Neptunochlamydia sp. REUL1 genome. Proteins encoded here:
- a CDS encoding transposase; the encoded protein is MKKFDEEFKANAVRLVREERMKIKDVAHDLGIGKSTLSYWLGLNRKGELIKTASQKKEDEAVGLVMPAVNTEALPILILKKNIIC